A genomic window from Camarhynchus parvulus chromosome 27, STF_HiC, whole genome shotgun sequence includes:
- the FKBP10 gene encoding peptidyl-prolyl cis-trans isomerase FKBP10, whose amino-acid sequence MAMAPGSRCCPLLLLLLLLGVLGAPALGDPGPLEDVVIDRYYIPKICLREAQMGDFIRYHYNGTFKDGKKFDSSYDRGATVAGVVGVGRLITGMDRGLQGMCVNERRHLIVPPHLGYGSIGVAGLIPPDATLYFDVVMLDIWNKNDKLQITTLSKPQRCNRTVENSDFVRYHYNGTLLDGTPFDSSYSKGSTYDTYVGTGWLIKGMDQGLLGMCAGEKRSIIIPPFLAYGEKGYGTVIPPQASLVFSVLLVDFHNPKDGVFLEHLEVPETCKRRAVTGDFVRYHYNGTLMDGTLFDSSYSRNQTYNTYIGKGYIIPGMDQGLQGVCVGEHRRVVIPPHLAYGENGAGDKIPGSAVLIFDVHIIDFHNPADPVEIETVFRPEGCNVTSRHRDFVRYHYNCSLLDGTRLFSSHDYEKPQEVTLGANKVIEGLNSGLLDMCAGERRVLIVPPHLGHGESGARGVPGSAVLRFEVELISMEEGVPEGYLFIWHGEPPANLYEQMDLNKDGEIPAEEFSTFIKTQVAEGKGRLMPSSDPEKVIADMFQNQDRNQDGKITPEELKLKSDEDQEKIHEEL is encoded by the exons TCCCAAAATCTGCCTGCGGGAGGCGCAGATGGGGGATTTCATTCGCTACCACTACAATGGGACCTTTAAAGATGGCAAAAAGTTTGACTCCAG CTATGACAGAGGGGCCACGGTGGCCGGTGTGGTGGGCGTCGGGCGGCTGATCACGGGCATGGACCGGGGCCTGCAGGGCATGTGCGTCAACGAGCGGCGTCACCTCATCGTGCCACCCCACCTGGGCTATGGCAGCATCGGCGTGG CGGGGCTGATCCCCCCAGATGCCACCCTGTACTTCGATGTGGTCATGCTGGACATCTGGAACAAGAACGACAAGCTGCAGATCACCACCCTGTCCAAACCCCAGCGCTGCAACCGCACGGTGGAGAACTCAGACTTCGTGCGGTACCACTACAACGGCACCCTGCTGGATGGGACCCCCTTCGACTCCAG CTACAGCAAGGGCAGCACCTATGACACCTACGTGGGCACGGGGTGGCTGATCAAGGGCATGgaccaggggctgctggggatgtgCGCTGGGGAGAAGAGGAGCATCATCATCCCCCCGTTCCTGGCCTATGGGGAGAAGGGCTACG GGACGGTGATCCCGCCACAGGCGTCACTGGTGTTCAGCGTGCTTCTGGTGGATTTCCACAATCCCAAGGATGGTGTCTtcctggagcacctggaggTGCCAGAGACCTGCAAGCGCCGGGCTGTGACCGGGGACTTTGTCCGCTACCACTACAACGGGACACTCATGGACGGGACCCTCTTTGACTCCAg TTACTCCCGCAATCAGACCTACAACACCTACATTGGGAAGGGCTACATCATCCCTGGCATGgatcaggggctgcagggcgTCTGCGTGGGAGAGCACCGGCGAGTGGTCATCCCCCCACACCTGGCGTACGGCGAGAACGGTGCAG gAGATAAAATTCCCGGCTCAGCCGTGCTCATCTTTGATGTGCACATCATCGATTTCCACAACCCCGCGGACCCGGTGGAGATCGAGACCGTGTTCCGGCCCGAGGGCTGCAATGTCACCAGCCGCCACCGCGACTTCGTGCGCTACCACTACAACTGCTCCCTGCTGGATGGCACCCGGCTCTTCTCCTC ccaTGACTACGAGAAGCCCCAGGAGGTGACTCTGGGGGCCAACAAGGTGATTGAGGGGCTCAACAGTGGCCTGCTGGACATGTGTGCAGGGGAGAGGCGTGTGCTCATCGTGCCCCCACACCTGGGCCACGGGGAGAGCGGAG CCCGGGGGGTGCCTGGCAGCGCCGTGCTGCGCTTCGAGGTGGAGCTGATCTCCATGGAGGAGGGGGTTCCTGAGGGCTACCTCTTCATCTGGCATGGGGAGCCACCAGCCAACCTGTACGAGCAGATGGACCTCAACAAGGACGGGGAGATCCCTGCTGAAGAG TTCTCCACCTTCATCAAGACCCAGGtggcagaggggaaaggccgCCTGATGCCCAGCTCTGACCCAGAGAAAGTCATTGCTGACATGTTCCAGAACCAGGACCGCAACCAGGACGGGAAGATCACACCTGAGGAGCTGAAGCTCAAGTCGGATGAGGACCAGGAGAAGATTCATGAGGAGCTCtga
- the NT5C3B gene encoding 7-methylguanosine phosphate-specific 5'-nucleotidase — MVPELQKATVRIRQPERVREIIQALREQGVAKLQVISDFDMTLSRFGCNGRRCPTSHNILDTSRVISEDGKKKLKDLLHYYYPIEIDPNRTLEEKRPLMVEWWTKAHELLVQQKIHKSDIAQIVRESEAMLRDGFKEFFDQLHKNNIPLFIFSAGVGDILEEIIRQANVFYPNVNVVSNYMGFSDEGVLTHFKGPLIHTYNKNNTVLQGTGYFQQLSTRTSIILLGDSMGDLTMADGVPSVENILKIGFLNDKVEERRKKYLDSYDIVLESDETLDVVNGILRYLLAET, encoded by the exons ATG GTGCCCGAGCTGCAGAAAGCCACGGTCCGGATCCGGCAGCCCGAGCGTGTGCGGGAGATCATCCAGGCTCTCCGGGAGCAGGGGGTGGCCAAACTGCAG GTCATTTCTGACTTTGACATGACGCTGAGCAGGTTTGGTTGCAATGGCAGGCGCTGCCCCACGTCTCACA atatCCTTGATACCAGCCGTGTTATCAGTGAGGATGGCAAGAAGAAG CTGAAGGATCTGCTCCACTATTACTATCCCATAGAAATAGATCCCAACCGGACCCTGGAAGAGAAACGTCCCCTCATGGTGGAGTG GTGGACCAAGGCCCatgagctgctggtgcagcagaAGATCCACAAAAGTGACATAGCCCAGATTGTCAGAGAGTCAGAAGCAATGCTCAG GGATGGCTTCAAGGAGTTCTTTGATCAGCTGCATAAGAACAACATCCCCCTGTTCATCTTCTCTGCTGGGGTTGGGGATATCCTGGAGGAGATCATCCGTCAGGCCAACGTCTTCTACCCCAATGTCAACGTGGTGTCCAACTACATGGGCTTCAGTGATGAG ggagtCCTCACACACTTCAAGGGGCCCCTCATCCACACCTACAACAAGAACAACACcgtgctgcagggcacagggtacttccagcagctgagcaccAGGACCAGCATCATCCTGCTGGGGGACTCCATGGGTGACCTGACCATGGCAGATGGTGTCCCCAGCGTGGAGAACATCCTCAAGATTGGCTTTCTCAATGACAAG gtggaagagaggaggaagaagtaCCTGGATTCCTATGACATTGTGCTGGAGAGTGATGAGACCCTGGACGTGGTGAACGGGATCCTGCGGTACCTCCTGGCTGAGACGTGA